A part of Fervidobacterium thailandense genomic DNA contains:
- the infC gene encoding translation initiation factor IF-3, with protein MESIKNEKIIRNEEIPFEQLRVVDSDGKMVGIMSKSEAINFARSKGLDLILVAPTAQPPVARVLDYGKYKYELSKREQKAKKNQKVIEVKEMKFRPVINEHDYQTKVKHIRRFLEDGNKVKVTVMFRGREMAFMDKGKEILNRIVNDVSDLGVVEKEAKVEGRDMIMVLKPKNL; from the coding sequence TTGGAGAGTATTAAAAACGAGAAGATCATCAGGAACGAGGAGATTCCATTTGAACAGCTGCGCGTGGTCGATTCCGACGGTAAGATGGTCGGTATCATGAGTAAGTCTGAGGCGATCAACTTTGCACGCTCGAAGGGGCTCGACCTGATATTGGTTGCACCAACCGCTCAGCCACCAGTTGCAAGAGTGCTCGATTACGGGAAGTACAAGTACGAACTCTCCAAACGCGAGCAGAAGGCAAAAAAGAATCAGAAGGTCATCGAAGTTAAAGAGATGAAATTCAGACCCGTGATTAACGAACACGATTACCAGACCAAGGTCAAGCACATTAGAAGGTTTCTCGAAGATGGAAATAAGGTTAAGGTGACGGTAATGTTCAGGGGACGTGAAATGGCGTTCATGGACAAGGGAAAAGAGATCCTCAACCGTATCGTGAACGACGTTTCGGATCTCGGAGTGGTGGAAAAGGAAGCTAAAGTTGAAGGTCGCGATATGATAATGGTTTTGAAGCCGAAAAACTTGTAA
- the rpmI gene encoding 50S ribosomal protein L35, which translates to MAKKKMKVSKTAAKRFKVTKNGKIMRRHANAWHKTGKKRRSTLRALRLEDVVAKPDRKRILRLLGK; encoded by the coding sequence ATGGCAAAGAAGAAGATGAAGGTAAGCAAAACCGCCGCAAAACGTTTTAAGGTAACGAAGAATGGTAAGATAATGAGGCGACACGCTAACGCGTGGCACAAAACGGGAAAGAAGAGAAGGTCCACACTGAGGGCACTGAGGTTGGAGGATGTTGTCGCTAAGCCCGACAGAAAAAGAATTCTCAGGCTCCTTGGTAAGTAA
- the rplT gene encoding 50S ribosomal protein L20 — MRVKNALNARKKKKKFLKFVKGFRGALSRRYTLAKQSYYRALKFAFDGRKNKKGNFRRLWITRINIAARKEGLKYNELIHGLKLANVQINRKMLAELSVNDPESFREYVNIAKSALGK, encoded by the coding sequence ATGCGCGTTAAGAATGCATTGAACGCAAGGAAGAAAAAGAAAAAGTTTCTTAAGTTTGTAAAGGGTTTCAGGGGTGCACTGAGCAGACGATACACATTGGCTAAGCAATCCTACTACAGGGCGCTGAAGTTTGCGTTTGACGGTAGGAAGAACAAGAAAGGAAACTTCAGAAGGCTTTGGATCACTCGTATCAATATCGCGGCACGCAAGGAAGGACTTAAGTACAACGAGCTGATCCATGGGCTCAAACTTGCAAACGTTCAGATTAACAGGAAAATGCTTGCGGAACTTTCGGTAAACGATCCGGAGAGCTTCAGAGAGTACGTAAACATCGCAAAGAGTGCTCTTGGAAAGTAA
- a CDS encoding cation diffusion facilitator family transporter, with amino-acid sequence MSIIQSAETTGSERLLNRVAITAVVTNVVLAILKVSVGLIFRSMAVLADGIDTSTDILTSSTVLIATLISRRPPDKGHPYGHHKAENIGAKIISFVIFYAGVSLMFESLKRLITGDYVALEGALPLLAAALSVVGKTFLFTLEYSVGRKCKSQSMVAEAKNMRNDIFMSGLVFFGVAMNKLGLGWMDPLVGLLMSLMIIKVAWEVFEENLHDLMDGLREEEMWIYEKVFEACKKCGASNPHKVRVRKIGNKFDIDLDIEVREDMTVKDAHEITKCIKKVLSASKDIYDIVIHVEPEGNEEIEPYGLSTKDDVNGRKG; translated from the coding sequence ATGAGCATAATCCAGAGTGCGGAAACTACCGGTTCGGAACGTCTACTCAACAGGGTGGCAATCACGGCTGTTGTTACCAACGTAGTTTTAGCAATACTCAAGGTAAGCGTTGGACTGATCTTTCGTAGTATGGCCGTTCTTGCAGACGGTATAGATACATCAACGGATATCCTAACCTCATCAACAGTGCTGATCGCAACGCTCATTTCAAGACGGCCTCCGGATAAAGGACATCCGTACGGTCACCACAAGGCGGAGAATATCGGTGCAAAGATAATATCCTTTGTGATTTTCTACGCGGGCGTTTCGCTGATGTTCGAGAGCTTGAAACGCCTCATAACCGGTGATTACGTTGCGCTTGAGGGTGCTTTACCGTTGCTGGCTGCGGCGCTTTCTGTTGTTGGGAAGACCTTTTTGTTCACACTTGAGTATTCAGTAGGTAGAAAGTGCAAGAGTCAATCGATGGTTGCAGAAGCCAAGAACATGCGAAACGACATCTTCATGTCGGGATTGGTTTTCTTCGGTGTGGCGATGAACAAGCTCGGTCTGGGATGGATGGATCCGCTCGTCGGCCTATTAATGTCGCTAATGATAATAAAAGTGGCGTGGGAGGTTTTCGAAGAGAACCTTCACGATTTGATGGACGGCTTGAGGGAGGAGGAGATGTGGATTTACGAAAAAGTTTTTGAAGCGTGCAAGAAGTGCGGAGCATCGAATCCTCACAAAGTTAGGGTAAGGAAAATTGGAAATAAGTTTGACATTGATCTTGACATAGAAGTTCGCGAAGACATGACTGTCAAGGACGCGCACGAGATCACCAAGTGCATCAAGAAGGTGCTCTCCGCTTCGAAGGATATCTACGACATTGTGATACACGTCGAGCCCGAGGGGAACGAGGAAATAGAACCGTACGGGCTGAGTACGAAGGACGATGTGAATGGGCGGAAGGGTTAA